In Papaver somniferum cultivar HN1 chromosome 1, ASM357369v1, whole genome shotgun sequence, a genomic segment contains:
- the LOC113326226 gene encoding uncharacterized protein LOC113326226 isoform X2 → MRMAFVEKKNRFRFAVPKNSEKRHGLMVKDMTRTEDDWTFLLCYPSSVASDRIVGKILTAIEGIGLDIIGMRLMCASAKFLTTHFDRDGRNPCPGDSMLHLTRYPFIAMILVGEGAIEKARQLTSQEYESYFTCQKVIQLTSEKETVAPGRLKAYTSDSYKSAVEDYELWFGSDSLFTWRKQVESLSLIVLPKRGLVIVVASHR, encoded by the exons ATGAG GATGGCGTTTGTTGAGAAGAAAAATAGATTCAGATTTGCAGTACCGAAGAACAGTGAAAAAAGACACGGACTAATGGTAAAAGATATGACGCGGACGGAGGACGATTGGACCTTTTTGTTGTGCTATCCCAGTTCGGTTGCTTCGGATAGAATTGTTGGCAAGATCTTGACGGCAATTGAGGGGATCGGCTTGGACATCATAG GGATGAGATTAATGTGCGCATCAGCAAAATTTCTGACTACACACTTCGACAGGGATGGTAGAAACCCTTGTCCCGGTGATTCTATGCTACATCTTACTCGCTATCCATTTATTGCCATGATATTGGTAGGTGAAGGTGCTATTGAGAAGGCTCGTCAGCTTACATCACAAGAATATGAATCATATTTTACCTGCCAAAAGGTAATTCAGCTTACATCAGAAAAGGAAACAGTTGCGCCTGGCAG GCTAAAAGCTTACACCAGTGATTCATATAAAAGTGCAGTAGAAGATTATGAATTGTGGTTTGGTAGTGACTCTCTTTTCACCTGGAGAAAACAAGTAGAG AGTTTGTCTCTCATTGTTTTGCCTAAAAGAGGGTTGGTGATAGTTGTGGCTAGCCATCGATAG
- the LOC113326226 gene encoding uncharacterized protein LOC113326226 isoform X1, translating to MRMAFVEKKNRFRFAVPKNSEKRHGLMVKDMTRTEDDWTFLLCYPSSVASDRIVGKILTAIEGIGLDIIGMRLMCASAKFLTTHFDRDGRNPCPGDSMLHLTRYPFIAMILVGEGAIEKARQLTSQEYESYFTCQKVIQLTSEKETVAPGRLKAYTSDSYKSAVEDYELWFGSDSLFTWRKQVEASKYLACAFPDGTVSGPTVDVRENIVKLEPYITVPP from the exons ATGAG GATGGCGTTTGTTGAGAAGAAAAATAGATTCAGATTTGCAGTACCGAAGAACAGTGAAAAAAGACACGGACTAATGGTAAAAGATATGACGCGGACGGAGGACGATTGGACCTTTTTGTTGTGCTATCCCAGTTCGGTTGCTTCGGATAGAATTGTTGGCAAGATCTTGACGGCAATTGAGGGGATCGGCTTGGACATCATAG GGATGAGATTAATGTGCGCATCAGCAAAATTTCTGACTACACACTTCGACAGGGATGGTAGAAACCCTTGTCCCGGTGATTCTATGCTACATCTTACTCGCTATCCATTTATTGCCATGATATTGGTAGGTGAAGGTGCTATTGAGAAGGCTCGTCAGCTTACATCACAAGAATATGAATCATATTTTACCTGCCAAAAGGTAATTCAGCTTACATCAGAAAAGGAAACAGTTGCGCCTGGCAG GCTAAAAGCTTACACCAGTGATTCATATAAAAGTGCAGTAGAAGATTATGAATTGTGGTTTGGTAGTGACTCTCTTTTCACCTGGAGAAAACAAGTAGAGGCAAGTAAATATCTGGCATGTGCATTCCCTGATGGCACTGTATCTGGCCCAACAGTCGATGTTAGGGAAAACATAGTGAAATTGGAGCCCTATATTACCGTTCCACCATAA
- the LOC113279814 gene encoding uncharacterized protein LOC113279814: MDKIQMIAIPIVGIIAVAAVTFYAVSFNEIREKSFKDYEDSENDGAFKSSLSSRERRARKKADKQNRRN; this comes from the exons ATGGATAAAATTCAAATGATTGCAATTCCAATAGTAGGAATAATTGCAGTTGCTGCCGTGACTTTCTATGCAGTAAGCTTTAATGAGATTCGCGAG AAATCTTTCAAGGATTATGAAGATTCGGAAAATGATGGAGCATTCAAGTCTTCATTGAGTTCCAGGGAAAGAAGAGCCAGAAAAAAAGCTGACAAACAAAATAGAAGGAATTAG